A region of Streptomyces deccanensis DNA encodes the following proteins:
- a CDS encoding cation:proton antiporter: MLLVVVFGVALLIAVLLSGLAARTVLSTSLLFLVGGALVSNGFLGWIHITPDSEIVSVTADLALFAVLFTDGMHVSFPKLRENWRNPARALGLGMPLAFVGMALITHYLVGLDWTTSFLVGAVLAPTDPVFASAIVGRKEVPSKLRQLLNVESGINDGLALPVVLILIAAAGPTSGQAEASLGTIALELVLGLVFGVVLPFVVIELVRFRLLGAEPKLQPLLPLAIGVILYALCHLTHANPYLAAFAAGAVLTARSLEAKEAFEPLGEALAELAKFAALLVFGALLTPSLFGDLSFGGYVAVVLAIVLIRPASLLLSLLGTRFTRREKLVAAWFGPKGFASVVYGLLVLQAGIPQGEEAFTLIAVCIAFSIIAHSSTDVPIARLFQVDDLAGIPAGRKDADTQSKETTADARA; encoded by the coding sequence ATGCTGCTCGTCGTGGTCTTCGGGGTGGCGCTGCTCATCGCGGTGTTGCTGTCGGGTCTTGCGGCCCGGACCGTGCTGTCGACCTCGCTTCTCTTCCTGGTCGGCGGCGCGCTCGTCAGCAACGGTTTCCTGGGCTGGATCCACATCACTCCGGACAGCGAGATCGTGTCCGTGACGGCCGATCTGGCTTTGTTCGCGGTGCTGTTCACCGACGGCATGCACGTCTCCTTCCCCAAGCTGCGGGAGAACTGGCGCAACCCGGCCCGCGCTCTCGGCCTCGGCATGCCCCTGGCGTTCGTCGGCATGGCGCTGATCACGCACTACCTGGTGGGCCTGGACTGGACGACCTCCTTCCTCGTCGGTGCCGTGCTGGCGCCCACCGACCCGGTGTTCGCCTCCGCGATCGTCGGCCGCAAGGAAGTCCCCTCCAAGCTGCGGCAGTTGCTGAACGTGGAGAGCGGCATCAACGACGGGCTCGCGCTGCCCGTCGTGCTCATCCTGATCGCCGCTGCCGGGCCGACCTCCGGGCAGGCTGAAGCGTCCTTGGGGACGATCGCGCTGGAGCTGGTCCTGGGACTGGTCTTCGGTGTCGTCCTGCCGTTCGTGGTGATCGAGCTCGTACGCTTCCGGCTGCTGGGCGCCGAGCCGAAGCTGCAGCCACTGCTGCCACTGGCGATCGGCGTGATCCTGTACGCGCTCTGCCACCTCACGCACGCCAACCCCTACCTCGCCGCGTTCGCCGCGGGGGCCGTGCTCACCGCCCGGTCGCTGGAGGCGAAGGAGGCGTTCGAGCCGCTCGGGGAGGCGCTGGCGGAGCTGGCCAAGTTCGCGGCCCTACTGGTGTTCGGCGCGCTGCTGACGCCCTCGCTCTTCGGTGACCTGTCCTTCGGCGGGTACGTCGCCGTGGTCCTCGCCATCGTGCTGATCCGGCCGGCCTCCCTGCTGCTCTCCTTGCTCGGCACGCGGTTCACCCGCCGGGAGAAGCTGGTCGCGGCGTGGTTCGGGCCGAAGGGCTTCGCATCGGTGGTGTACGGGCTGCTCGTGCTGCAGGCCGGTATCCCGCAGGGCGAGGAGGCGTTCACCCTCATCGCCGTGTGCATCGCCTTCTCGATCATCGCGCACAGCTCCACCGACGTGCCGATCGCCCGTCTCTTCCAGGTCGACGACCTTGCCGGAATCCCGGCCGGACGCAAGGACGCCGACACGCAGTCCAAGGAGACCACCGCAGATGCGCGCGCGTGA
- a CDS encoding GNAT family N-acetyltransferase, which produces MTGFWNVDAPDGQPVRLSFVSTAALGGTAEFIVHGPCGRVVGRLRFRACGACRTGRILDLWICDTWQRQGLGRELVCSLFAHRRGYRWNTTLQSRQGRSFFAAMTRETALSLPHGGPLCPHLMGWFRRIWRRLLHAC; this is translated from the coding sequence ATGACCGGATTCTGGAACGTCGACGCCCCTGACGGTCAGCCGGTACGACTCTCCTTCGTCTCCACCGCTGCTCTGGGTGGTACGGCCGAGTTCATCGTGCATGGCCCGTGCGGCCGTGTTGTCGGCCGACTTCGTTTCCGTGCCTGCGGAGCGTGCCGTACGGGGCGCATCCTGGACCTCTGGATCTGCGATACGTGGCAGCGCCAGGGACTGGGGCGAGAACTGGTGTGTTCCCTGTTCGCCCACCGTCGCGGCTACCGGTGGAATACCACCCTGCAGAGCCGCCAGGGGCGGTCCTTCTTTGCGGCGATGACGCGGGAGACCGCACTGAGCCTGCCCCACGGCGGCCCGTTATGTCCCCATCTCATGGGATGGTTCCGGCGTATCTGGCGCCGCCTGCTGCACGCCTGCTGA